One stretch of Bacillus sp. SM2101 DNA includes these proteins:
- a CDS encoding DUF4393 domain-containing protein has protein sequence MDITTIGTAIGTSLLTSFATSKGKDPSAPIQTLNDLWYLTFGRLQLFTEQKRAKHAASLEEYKNNLVKEISSIPDENLIEPPLSIVGPALENSKFYIEENELRNMFAKLVASSMDNRKSTKTHHAFIEIIKQLSPIDAQNIALLKDHRYLPIANFNLNNYANDKKQSRLVIIPDVFLSNPNCDDVELLRSSITNIKRLGLVDTYYDIKLKNEQLYETFDNNQYLKSLGQPLLDARPGAETFFEKGFIEFSSLGNDFKFVCL, from the coding sequence ATGGATATAACTACTATTGGAACTGCAATTGGAACTAGTTTATTAACTAGTTTTGCTACTTCTAAAGGTAAAGACCCGAGTGCTCCAATACAAACTTTAAACGATCTATGGTATTTAACTTTTGGTAGATTACAATTGTTTACTGAACAAAAAAGAGCTAAGCACGCTGCGTCTTTAGAGGAATATAAAAATAATTTGGTCAAAGAAATCTCATCTATTCCTGATGAAAATCTTATTGAACCGCCTTTAAGTATAGTCGGACCAGCGTTAGAAAATTCTAAATTCTACATTGAAGAAAATGAATTAAGAAACATGTTCGCAAAACTTGTTGCTTCATCAATGGATAACAGAAAATCTACAAAAACACATCATGCCTTTATAGAAATAATTAAACAGTTATCGCCTATAGATGCACAAAACATTGCTTTATTGAAAGATCATAGATATTTACCTATTGCAAATTTTAATCTTAACAACTACGCAAATGATAAAAAACAAAGCCGCTTGGTAATAATTCCTGATGTTTTTCTCAGCAACCCAAATTGTGACGACGTAGAATTATTAAGAAGTTCAATTACTAATATAAAAAGACTTGGTTTAGTGGATACTTATTACGATATTAAACTTAAAAATGAACAATTATATGAAACTTTTGATAATAACCAATATTTAAAATCACTTGGACAGCCATTATTAGATGCAAGACCT